One part of the Equus asinus isolate D_3611 breed Donkey chromosome 6, EquAss-T2T_v2, whole genome shotgun sequence genome encodes these proteins:
- the CHCHD5 gene encoding coiled-coil-helix-coiled-coil-helix domain-containing protein 5 isoform X1, with protein sequence MPHRQAALEVTARYCGRELEQYGQCVAAKPETWQRDCHHLKMSIARCTSSHPIIRQIRQACAEPFEAFEECLRQNEAAVGNCAEHVRRFLQCADQVQLPHSPSTVEAQPLPAS encoded by the exons ATGCCCCACAGGCAGGCGGCCCTGGAGGTCACTGCACGCTACTGTGGCCGGGAGCTGGAGCAGTATGGCCAGTGTGTGGCAGCGAAGCCTGAGACATGGCAGAGAGACTGTCACCACCTTAAGATGAGCATCGCTCGATGCACATCCTCCCA CCCAATCATCCGTCAGATCCGCCAGGCCTGTGCTGAGCCTTTTGAGGCCTTTGAGGAGTGTCTTCGACAGAATGAGGCAGCAGTGGGAAACTGTGCAGAGCATGTACGCCGCTTCCTGCAGTGTGCTGACCAGGTGCAACTGCCACATTCACCCTCGACTGTGGAG GCACAGCCACTTCCCGCCTCCTGA
- the CHCHD5 gene encoding coiled-coil-helix-coiled-coil-helix domain-containing protein 5 isoform X2: protein MQAALEVTARYCGRELEQYGQCVAAKPETWQRDCHHLKMSIARCTSSHPIIRQIRQACAEPFEAFEECLRQNEAAVGNCAEHVRRFLQCADQVQLPHSPSTVEAQPLPAS from the exons AT GCAGGCGGCCCTGGAGGTCACTGCACGCTACTGTGGCCGGGAGCTGGAGCAGTATGGCCAGTGTGTGGCAGCGAAGCCTGAGACATGGCAGAGAGACTGTCACCACCTTAAGATGAGCATCGCTCGATGCACATCCTCCCA CCCAATCATCCGTCAGATCCGCCAGGCCTGTGCTGAGCCTTTTGAGGCCTTTGAGGAGTGTCTTCGACAGAATGAGGCAGCAGTGGGAAACTGTGCAGAGCATGTACGCCGCTTCCTGCAGTGTGCTGACCAGGTGCAACTGCCACATTCACCCTCGACTGTGGAG GCACAGCCACTTCCCGCCTCCTGA